The following coding sequences are from one Candidatus Nitrohelix vancouverensis window:
- a CDS encoding integrase arm-type DNA-binding domain-containing protein: MSLTNTSIRNAKPELKTRKLYDERGLYLEISPNGGKWWRFKYRFEGKEKRLSLGVYPDVSLKDARERREEARKLVANGIDPSENRKVQKAVREGFAENSFEVVAREWYAKHSSNWSAGHGDRILRRLEIDVFPWIGEKPVGSVKAPELLSVIQRIEKRGALETAHRVLGNCGQVFRYAVATGRAERDPSGDLRGALPPAKVKHLAAVTEPKQVADLLRMMDGYEGTLTVSCALRLAPLVFVRPGELRKAEWADVNLENAEWSYIVTKTDIRHIVPLSRQALEILREIHPLTGHGRYVFPSARAGGRPMSDNAILAAMRRMGIPKEEMSGHGFRAMARTILDEVLGVRPDFIEHQLAHAVRDPNGRAYNRTAHLEERRKMMQQWADYLDQLKAGVDVIPVRQGI, translated from the coding sequence ATGTCGCTAACCAACACCTCAATCCGGAACGCCAAGCCAGAACTAAAAACCCGAAAGCTTTATGATGAACGTGGCCTTTATTTGGAAATCTCCCCAAATGGCGGAAAATGGTGGCGATTCAAATACCGTTTTGAAGGGAAAGAGAAGCGCCTATCTCTTGGCGTTTACCCTGATGTGAGTTTGAAGGATGCGAGGGAAAGGCGCGAAGAGGCCCGAAAGCTGGTTGCCAACGGTATTGACCCCAGTGAGAACCGCAAAGTCCAGAAAGCCGTGCGGGAAGGGTTTGCAGAAAACAGTTTCGAAGTGGTGGCGCGGGAATGGTACGCAAAACATTCCTCAAACTGGTCTGCCGGGCATGGAGACCGAATCCTTCGTCGCCTTGAAATTGACGTGTTCCCCTGGATCGGGGAGAAACCAGTTGGATCGGTGAAAGCCCCGGAATTGCTGTCGGTGATCCAGCGCATTGAAAAACGCGGAGCTTTGGAAACTGCGCATCGTGTTTTAGGAAACTGTGGACAGGTCTTTCGCTATGCCGTCGCCACAGGTCGAGCGGAACGCGATCCATCCGGCGATTTGCGCGGAGCCCTTCCCCCTGCCAAAGTGAAGCATTTGGCGGCAGTTACCGAACCCAAACAAGTCGCTGATCTTTTGCGAATGATGGACGGCTATGAAGGAACGCTTACGGTGAGTTGCGCCCTGCGCCTGGCCCCTTTGGTGTTTGTGAGGCCCGGCGAACTGAGAAAAGCGGAATGGGCGGATGTGAATCTAGAAAACGCGGAATGGAGCTATATCGTAACGAAAACAGATATTCGTCACATCGTACCCTTATCACGGCAAGCTCTTGAGATATTGCGCGAGATACATCCCCTGACAGGGCACGGTCGCTATGTATTTCCCAGCGCCCGCGCCGGAGGACGTCCGATGAGCGATAACGCGATCCTTGCGGCCATGCGACGCATGGGAATCCCTAAAGAAGAAATGAGCGGCCACGGATTCCGCGCCATGGCCCGAACGATTCTGGATGAAGTATTGGGAGTACGCCCGGATTTTATAGAACATCAACTCGCCCACGCCGTGCGTGATCCCAACGGACGCGCCTATAACCGAACCGCGCATCTCGAAGAACGCCGCAAGATGATGCAACAATGGGCCGACTACCTGGACCAGCTCAAAGCTGGTGTGGATGTGATCCCGGTTCGGCAAGGGATTTGA
- a CDS encoding DUF3883 domain-containing protein, with translation MNRLEIETRIRERVPILSNSNEWKKTEKLRKEFVRDYPIKKLMSLQLDQYVIGMGKENRSFCYRLERQLDSLGRILGATAGKFGIYFGRTKADSQQKYRFAKRWGSNEHDVFEAVKSEIINLLESAERDDFEMIRANQISPNFKGKLLFIYYPEKFAPIYSKDHLQHFLAHLNISGKFESPPEMQRALMDYRKTWPKLLAEHPCLFMRFLYDEFNPEIEGSTLDSDSPKTLPILDKALQGSEFIDEFPEGKNSSKEMAKKPPRDYEKHLSNLKSIGTPGEKIVLELEKKRLSAGGRKDLVKKIIYTADIDDRAGYDILSYETDGAKRYIEVKATTGKNLGRGFYISANEFEKSKSLGNYYIYFVFSTITSKPKVFCLKNPTLDKGNFKMEAINYHVTFNTGN, from the coding sequence ATGAATAGACTAGAAATAGAGACAAGAATTCGGGAGCGCGTGCCAATTTTATCCAATTCTAACGAATGGAAAAAGACCGAAAAACTGCGCAAGGAATTTGTAAGAGATTATCCTATTAAAAAGTTAATGAGCTTGCAACTCGACCAATATGTAATAGGAATGGGTAAAGAGAATCGCTCATTTTGTTACCGCCTTGAACGCCAATTGGACAGTCTTGGCAGAATACTTGGGGCTACTGCTGGCAAGTTTGGCATCTATTTTGGCAGGACCAAAGCTGACAGCCAACAAAAATACAGATTTGCAAAACGTTGGGGAAGCAATGAGCATGATGTTTTTGAAGCAGTAAAATCCGAAATCATAAATTTGCTCGAATCTGCAGAAAGAGACGATTTCGAAATGATCCGTGCAAACCAGATTTCTCCTAATTTTAAAGGAAAACTTTTATTCATTTATTACCCGGAAAAATTTGCGCCAATATATTCTAAAGACCACCTCCAACATTTTCTAGCCCATCTTAATATTTCCGGCAAATTTGAAAGCCCACCGGAGATGCAACGGGCGTTAATGGATTACAGAAAAACGTGGCCCAAACTTTTAGCAGAACACCCATGCCTCTTCATGAGGTTTTTATATGATGAGTTTAATCCTGAAATTGAAGGCTCTACACTTGACTCGGATTCACCAAAAACACTCCCCATATTAGACAAGGCCCTTCAAGGCTCCGAATTTATCGATGAATTTCCTGAAGGAAAAAATTCATCGAAAGAGATGGCGAAGAAACCGCCCAGAGATTACGAAAAACATCTCAGTAATTTGAAATCTATTGGCACCCCGGGGGAAAAGATAGTCTTAGAACTTGAGAAAAAAAGGTTGTCTGCTGGGGGTAGAAAAGACCTTGTTAAAAAAATTATATATACAGCGGATATAGATGATAGAGCTGGTTACGATATACTTTCATACGAAACCGACGGGGCGAAGCGCTACATTGAAGTTAAAGCAACAACTGGCAAAAATTTAGGTCGAGGTTTTTACATTTCCGCAAATGAATTTGAGAAAAGTAAATCGCTAGGTAATTATTACATCTATTTTGTTTTCTCCACAATAACATCAAAACCCAAAGTTTTTTGCCTCAAGAACCCTACGCTTGATAAGGGTAATTTTAAAATGGAAGCAATCAATTATCATGTAACTTTTAATACTGGTAATTGA
- a CDS encoding AlpA family transcriptional regulator, with protein sequence MTYRILRLPEVMARTGLSRSTIYHYISKAAFPKPVSLGVRAVGWVEGEIQEWLHLQIESSRKSGDASGGRSR encoded by the coding sequence ATGACTTATCGAATCTTAAGACTTCCCGAAGTTATGGCCCGCACCGGGCTCTCCCGTAGCACAATCTATCACTACATTTCGAAGGCGGCTTTTCCAAAGCCTGTAAGTCTTGGCGTCCGCGCCGTGGGATGGGTTGAGGGTGAAATCCAGGAATGGTTGCACCTTCAAATAGAATCGAGTCGGAAAAGTGGAGACGCAAGCGGAGGGCGCTCAAGATGA
- a CDS encoding DUF3987 domain-containing protein, which produces MAAQAGLDKVKQSVERAHPSEPVPSETEYLDSKVRWPDPLAEEAFYGLAGKIVKAIEPHTEADPVALLIQLFIAFGNIAGRNPCFKVEADRHGMNLFACLVGSTSKGRKGTSKGHVINLFKSISAEWVSECNHSGLSSGEGLIWIARDPIEKRSPVRQKGKIIDYEKEIVDEGVADKRVLVWETEFANTLQVLKREANTLSPVVRNAWDGLDLRIMTKNNSAKASDPHISIMGHVTKDELQRHLDTTECANGFANRFLWLCVKRSNILPEGGRICEVDFSSMVKRLTEAVKFAQETEEIIRDEDARAIWIGVYEELSEGKAGLLGSVIARAEAQVMRLSCIYALLDRSPIVRAEHMMAALALWEYCEASARFVFGGSLGDPVADEIKRALDYKPEGLTRTEISNLFKRNKASDQIGRALNVLADAGLAYCSTKSSGGGRPTELWYSMKHTTKKTKSTK; this is translated from the coding sequence ATGGCGGCGCAAGCGGGATTGGATAAAGTAAAGCAGTCGGTCGAGAGGGCGCATCCCAGTGAACCCGTTCCATCAGAGACCGAATATTTGGATTCTAAGGTTCGATGGCCAGATCCTCTTGCGGAAGAAGCCTTTTACGGACTTGCCGGGAAAATTGTAAAAGCAATTGAACCGCACACAGAAGCGGACCCCGTGGCGTTGCTCATTCAATTGTTCATTGCATTTGGAAATATCGCAGGTCGTAATCCGTGTTTTAAAGTCGAGGCGGACCGACATGGAATGAACCTTTTTGCTTGTCTGGTGGGCTCCACTTCAAAGGGGCGTAAAGGAACCTCAAAGGGCCATGTCATAAATCTGTTTAAAAGTATTTCGGCTGAATGGGTTAGCGAGTGCAATCACAGTGGCCTGTCCAGCGGAGAAGGGTTGATCTGGATAGCGCGAGACCCTATAGAAAAACGAAGTCCAGTAAGGCAAAAAGGGAAAATTATCGACTACGAAAAGGAGATTGTTGATGAAGGTGTTGCGGACAAGCGGGTTCTGGTATGGGAAACGGAGTTTGCCAATACCCTTCAGGTGTTAAAGCGAGAGGCCAACACTTTGAGTCCGGTGGTGCGTAATGCCTGGGACGGATTAGACCTTCGCATCATGACCAAAAATAATTCTGCCAAAGCCAGTGATCCTCATATTTCAATCATGGGCCATGTAACCAAGGATGAACTCCAGCGGCATTTGGACACCACAGAATGCGCTAATGGTTTTGCAAATCGCTTTTTATGGTTATGCGTTAAAAGAAGCAACATTCTCCCAGAAGGAGGGCGTATATGCGAAGTTGATTTTTCATCCATGGTCAAGCGACTGACTGAGGCCGTCAAGTTTGCCCAAGAGACGGAAGAAATCATACGTGACGAGGATGCGCGAGCGATATGGATCGGGGTCTATGAAGAACTATCCGAAGGCAAAGCAGGGCTTTTAGGTTCGGTGATTGCCAGAGCAGAAGCACAGGTCATGCGTTTGTCTTGTATTTACGCGCTCCTTGATCGATCTCCAATCGTTAGGGCGGAGCACATGATGGCGGCGTTGGCACTTTGGGAATATTGCGAGGCTTCCGCCCGATTCGTATTTGGCGGTTCTCTTGGCGATCCCGTTGCAGATGAAATCAAACGAGCGTTGGATTACAAACCCGAGGGACTGACTCGAACTGAGATCAGTAATTTATTTAAAAGAAATAAAGCCAGCGATCAGATCGGACGTGCCTTGAACGTTTTGGCAGATGCTGGTCTGGCTTATTGTTCGACCAAGTCCTCAGGCGGAGGACGCCCAACCGAACTCTGGTATTCAATGAAACACACAACGAAAAAAACGAAATCTACGAAATAA